Within the Vanacampus margaritifer isolate UIUO_Vmar chromosome 8, RoL_Vmar_1.0, whole genome shotgun sequence genome, the region CGCTCTCCATGCCACTGTCATCGGTGCCTGGCGCTGAAGGTGCCGGCTTCTTCTTGGACGACCGCCGGCTGAACCTGTAGCGTAGCAGGGCCTTCGACGCAACCCGGACGCGACGGTAAATGAGAAAGTAGAAGGTGCCGACGCAGGCCAGTCCCACGAAGAAGTAGAAAAAGAGCAGGATGGTGGTGTAGGGGCGACCCTCGGTTCGATGGAAGCTGCACGTGCACACCTGaggcacaaacacaaaaaccgACCAGAGCGGAAGGAAGCTGACCAGGCCTAGCGCCCACGACGCCAGCAGGAGGGAAAACAGCCCCCAGTTGGAAGAAAGGCGTTCAAACAGGGCCCTTTTTGCAACCAGCAGGTATCGACTAATCGCCACCAGGCAGAGGGTGATAATGGAGACCGAGTTGGACAGGAAGAGAAGCAGGCCGAAAGCGCTGCACAACACCTCGCCGCTGCGCCATCTGAGGTGCAGATAGGAATCAACGGAGATTGGCTGCAGGATGGTGCAGTAGAGGAGGTCAGCCAGAGCCAGGTTGACGATGAGCACATTGAAGCGGGTCCGAAGTTGGGAGTCCAAGGCAAAAGCTAAAACCGTCATCAGGTTCCCCACCGTGCCAGTGAAGGTGACGGCGCATCCCCACAGCACAGCGAAGTAGCGGTAGCCTTCGACTGAAGCGCTGTAGCAGGAGAAGGCGTCTTCTGTTTGGTTGGTGACATTCAGCAACATTCTGTCAAATGATTGGTCGCTATCAGTTTTTGTAATGTCACGGAAAGTGAAATTCTCACTAGAGTCTAGTCAACCC harbors:
- the gpr84 gene encoding G-protein coupled receptor 84 isoform X1; amino-acid sequence: MLLNVTNQTEDAFSCYSASVEGYRYFAVLWGCAVTFTGTVGNLMTVLAFALDSQLRTRFNVLIVNLALADLLYCTILQPISVDSYLHLRWRSGEVLCSAFGLLLFLSNSVSIITLCLVAISRYLLVAKRALFERLSSNWGLFSLLLASWALGLVSFLPLWSVFVFVPQVCTCSFHRTEGRPYTTILLFFYFFVGLACVGTFYFLIYRRVRVASKALLRYRFSRRSSKKKPAPSAPGTDDSGMESGMATVSSELSVQSKEDYNGDTASPKTQDEPANQLGESKPKSAIAPAPATAESHPAASGEDAEFKRVTRMCFAVFLCFVCCFVPFLILNIVDKGGRAPQVLHMFCANLTWLNSCINPVLYAVMNRQFRKGYQSLLTRAVRPFTCIWIKRA
- the gpr84 gene encoding G-protein coupled receptor 84 isoform X2 codes for the protein MTVLAFALDSQLRTRFNVLIVNLALADLLYCTILQPISVDSYLHLRWRSGEVLCSAFGLLLFLSNSVSIITLCLVAISRYLLVAKRALFERLSSNWGLFSLLLASWALGLVSFLPLWSVFVFVPQVCTCSFHRTEGRPYTTILLFFYFFVGLACVGTFYFLIYRRVRVASKALLRYRFSRRSSKKKPAPSAPGTDDSGMESGMATVSSELSVQSKEDYNGDTASPKTQDEPANQLGESKPKSAIAPAPATAESHPAASGEDAEFKRVTRMCFAVFLCFVCCFVPFLILNIVDKGGRAPQVLHMFCANLTWLNSCINPVLYAVMNRQFRKGYQSLLTRAVRPFTCIWIKRA